In a single window of the Labeo rohita strain BAU-BD-2019 chromosome 23, IGBB_LRoh.1.0, whole genome shotgun sequence genome:
- the LOC127154546 gene encoding E3 ubiquitin-protein ligase TRIM39 has protein sequence MASYSGPINEELHCSICLDVFTDPVTTPCGHNFCRACLNNVWTNTQTCFCPFCKETFSRRPDLKINTTRGTSVVQHFKEKLNLGRSEVFCDFCDERKQKAVKSCLTCQSSYCETHLEPHHRVPRLKKHKLINAVENLDDYICQRHERPLELFCRDDQTRVCLSCTEGDHRNHNTVPIEEESQQKVTKQNTGNKLVKTKIDVQQMIQDRMKKIQEIQHSVELRKRNTEKEKSASVELFTDLIRSIERCQSELLKMTEEQQKAAEKQAEDLIKELQQEITDLKRRNTELEQLSHTDDHLHLLQTFSSLYSRPHKNWTEISIDSDVNVLPMNRALTLVKKTHETLNKKLSQTALKFVQKFAVDVTLDPDTAHPYLILSDDGKQVRHGDIEPDKSFDVGLCVLAKEGFSSGRFYYEVQVKGKTEWILGVAKESINRTGETTLTPEDGFWTVIVKNENHYIVFDNPVVMFPQRGKPKAVGVFVDYEEGLVSFYDVGSRSHIYSFIGQTFTDKLYPYFSPGHNEEGKNSNPLIITPVKTRE, from the exons ATGGCATCCTACAGTGGTCCAATAAATGAGGAGCTCCATTGCTCCATCTGTCTGGATGTGTTCACTGATCCAGTCACCACTCCATGTGGACACAACTTCTGCAGAGCATGCCTAAACAACGTCTGGACAAACACACAGACCTGCTTCTGTCCATTCTGTAAAGAAACATTCAGCAGAAGACCTGATCTCAAGATTAATACAACCAGGGGGACT AGTGTTGTGCAACACTTTAAGGAGAAGCTCAATCTGGGACGATCTGAGGTGTTTTGTGACTTCTGTGATGAAAGAAAGCAGAAAGCTGTGAAGTCCTGTCTGACGTGTCAAAGCTCTTACTGTGAGACTCACCTGGAGCCTCATCACAGAGTCCCACGTCTAAAGAAACACAAACTGATCAACGCTGTGGAAAATCTGGATGATTATATATGCCAGAGACACGAGAGACCTCTGGAGCTGTTCTGCAGAGATGATCAGACGCGTGTGTGTCTGTCCTGCACTGAAGGAGACCACAGGAACCACAACACTGTTCCTATAGAGGAGGAGAGTCAACAGAAggtcacaaaacaaaacactggg AATAAGCTGGTTAAGACAAAGATAGATGTGCAGCAGATGATCCAGGACAGAATGAAGAAGATTCAAGAGATCCAGCACTCAGTAGAACTGAGAAAA AGgaacacagagaaagagaaatcaGCCAGTGTTGAGCTCTTCACTGATCTGatccgctccattgagagatgtcagtctgagctgctgaagatgacGGAGGAACAGCAGAAAGCAGCAGAGAAACAGGCTGAAGATCTCATTAAAGAGCTGCAGCAGGAAATCACTGACCTGAAGAGGAGAAAcactgagctggagcagctctCACACACTGACGATCATCTGCACCTACTACAG ACTTTCTCTTCGCTATACAGCCGTCCACACAAGAACTGGACTGAGATCAGTATCGACTCTGATGTGAATGTGCTCCCTATGAACAGAGCTCTGACTCTAGTAAAGAAAACTCATGagacactaaataaaaaactcaGTCAAACTG CATTGAAGTTTGTGCAGAAGTTTGCAG TGGATGTGACTCTGGATCCTGATACAGCGCATCCGTATCTCATCCTGTCTGATGATGGAAAACAAGTCCGTCATGGAGACATTGAGCCAGACAAGAGCTTTGATGTTGGCTTGTGTGTTCTGGCAAAAGAGGGATTCAGTTCAGGGAGATTTTACTATGAGGTGCAGGTGAAGGGAAAGACTGAATGGATTTTAGGAGTGGCCAAAGAATCCATTAACAGGACGGGGGAGACCACACTGACTCCTGAGGATGGATTCTGGACTGTGATTGTGAAGAATGAGAACCACTATATAGTTTTTGATAATCCAGTTGTCATGTTCCCTCAGAGAGGGAAACCTAAGGCTGTGGGAGTGTTTGTGGATTATGAGGAGGGTCTGGTCTCTTTTTATGATGTGGGCTCCAGATCTCATATCTACTCTTTCATTGGTCAGACTTTCACTGACAAACTCTACCCATACTTTAGTCCAGGCCATAATGAAGAAGGTAAAAACTCAAACCCACTGATCATCACACCTGTCAAAACAAGAGAATAA
- the LOC127154544 gene encoding E3 ubiquitin-protein ligase TRIM39-like: protein MNTSRGAIMGGKVRMIQRALFGEGNPETQPLQRGTNQPQFFRSQSLQSWTNQPPVPLPRTRSLQKAQVNMLFREPRNNSGTPEYNAESVAQHFEEKLGGSEVLCDFCDGRKQKAVKSCLTCQSSYCETHLEPHHRVPHLKKHKLINAVKNLENYICQKHERPLELFCRDDQTCVCLFCTEGDHRNHNTVPIEEESQQKKNQQVQTQTNVQEMIQNRMKKIQEIQHSVEERKRNTEKEKSASVELFTDLIRSIESCQSELLKMMEEQQKAAEKQAEDLIKELQQEITDLKRRNTELEQLSHTDDHLHLIQTFSSLYSRPHKNWTEISIDSDVNVLPMNRALTLVKKTHETLSKKLSQTALKCALKFAVDLTLDPDTANPCLILSDDGKQVSHGDTEQDVPENPKRFDVGLCVLAKEGFNSGRFYYEVQVKGKSQYSVGVARESINRKGETTLTPEDGFWTVIVKNENQYIVFDNPVVMFSLRLKPEIVGVFVDYEEGLVSFYDVRHRSHIYSFTGQTFTDKLCPYFSPGVNEGKNSNPLIISPVSKKRINSCRR, encoded by the exons ATGAATACATCCAGGGGTGCAATAATGGGGGGGAAGGTGAGGATGATTCAAAGGGCCTTGTTTGGAGAGGGAAACCCTGAAACTCAACCTCTACAGAGGGGGACAAACCAACCTCAATTCTTTCGATCACAATCTCTACAAAGTTGGACAAATCAGCCTCCGGTCCCACTCCCCCGAACGCGATCTTTACAGAAGGCCCAAGTCAATATGCTATTCAGGGAGCCCAGAAACAATAGCGGCACCCCTGAATACAATGCTGAGAGTGTTGCACAACATTTTGAGGAGAAGCTAGGAGGATCTGAGGTGTTGTGTGACTTCTGTGATGGAAGAAAGCAGAAAGCTGTGAAATCCTGCCTGACATGTCAAAGCTCTTACTGTGAGACTCACCTGGAGCCTCATCACAGAGTCCCACATCTAAAGAAACACAAACTGATCAATGCTGTGAAAAATCTGGAGAATTATATATGCCAGAAACATGAGAGACCTCTGGAGCTGTTCTGCAGAGATGATCagacatgtgtgtgtctgttctgCACTGAAGGAGACCACAGGAACCACAACACTGTTCCTATAGAGGAGGAGAGTCAACAGAAGAAG AATCAGCAGGTTCAGACACAGACAAACGTGCAGGAGATGATccagaacagaatgaagaagATTCAAGAGATCCAGCACTCAGTAGAGGAGAGAAAG AGgaacacagagaaagagaaatcaGCCAGTGTTGAGCTCTTCACTGATCTGATCCGCTCCATTGAGAGCTGTCagtctgagctgctgaagatgatGGAGGAACAGCAGAAAGCAGCAGAGAAACAGGCTGAAGATCTCATTAAAGAGCTGCAGCAGGAAATCACTGACCTGAAGAGGAGAAAcactgagctggagcagctctCACACACTGACGATCATCTGCACCTCATACAG ACTTTTTCTTCCCTATACAGCCGTCCACACAAGAACTGGACTGAGATCAGTATCGACTCTGATGTGAATGTGCTCCCTATGAATAGAGCTCTGACACTAGTGAAGAAAACTCATGAGACACTAAGTAAAAAACTCAGTCAAACTG CGTTGAAGTGTGCACTGAAGTTTGCAG TGGATTTGACTCTGGATCCTGATACAGCAAATCCATGTCTCATCCTGTCTGATGATGGAAAACAAGTCAGTCATGGAGACACTGAGCAGGACGTCCCAGAAAACCCAAAGAGATTTGATGTTGGTTTGTGTGTTCTGGCAAAGGAGGGATTCAATTCAGGGAGATTTTACTATGAGGTGCAGGTGAAGGGAAAGAGTCAATATAGTGTAGGAGTGGCCAGAGAATCCATTAACAGAAAGGGGGAGACCACACTGACTCCTGAGGATGGATTCTGGACTGTGATTGTGAAGAATGAGAATCAATATATAGTTTTTGATAATCCAGTGGTCATGTTCTCTCTGAGATTAAAACCTGAGATTGTGGGAGTGTTTGTGGATTATGAGGAGGGTCTGGTCTCTTTTTATGATGTGAGGCACAGATCGCATATCTACTCTTTCACTGGTCAGACTTTCACTGACAAACTCTGTCCTTATTTTAGTCCAGGCGTTAATGAAGGTAAAAACTCAAACCCACTGATCATCTCACCTGTCAGtaaaaaaagaatcaattcTTGTAGAAGATGA